Genomic segment of Coffea arabica cultivar ET-39 chromosome 1e, Coffea Arabica ET-39 HiFi, whole genome shotgun sequence:
tcatttttcttttcaccaCTTAAtttcatcaccaaatctctatttttcacctcattttccatcctttggtgattgagtcatcattcctgcataaaaatgaaggttttaccattaaaatcactaaaaatgcaatattatccacttttaccaaaaatatataattttaccaaaaacctctttattttaattataaaactaaataatcaactcaaaattaactaataaaatgcacttaaaaatacgtaaaataaactcttatcacttCTCCTTTCTCCAACAGTTATCTTCCGTGTGGTTTGGCTTCCCACAAAACCCACACGGGTCACGAGAAACAGTGGCTGAGCTTCCTTGTGAGGCACTTCTCTGTTGGCCTCGCCCCGTCTGGCCATCCCTTGGCGGAGTCCCTCTCGCCGTTCCCGAAAATCGTCCTCCAACTCCCCTTCCAAATTTAGGAGGGATACTCTTATCTTTCTGAGTAGAACTATTCCCCAAAAATTCACGTTTTCTAACTTGGAAATTTCGAACTTGAAGCCTTGCGTTCTCAGCCCGCAAAACCTTATCCACAACGTCATTGAAAGTGTTAATTTGGGTCACGGCTAAATCTTTTTGGATTTTCACATTTAACCCCTAAATAAAACATTGTACCTTTTTTTTCAGTCATAATGAGATCAGGGGCAAATTTAGCTAatcgggtaaactggctctcgtattcggCCACGGATTGGGTGCTTTGACgaagtcgaatgaactcgtcttcctttttttcttggaTCAAGGACGGAAAGTACTTAGCGTTAAATTCCCTAACGAAATTCACCCACGTTCTTGGTGTCtgctctctttcccacttggtgCGTATAACATTCCATCAGGAACGAGCGGCCCCTTCTAGCTGAAAGACCGCAAAAGTAACCTGTCTCTCTTCTGAATAATGTAAGGCCGGAAAGATGtctaccattttctacaaccaCCTTTCAGCCACATCGGGATCGAgccctccaagaaatttcggtggggagaacttttggaacctttcaagagctcGATCCTCACTTTCCACATGATTCCCAGGATTTTCGGGATTCCCGACAAGTGGGGTAGGGTtgtggccctgttgttgcactacgtGGGCCAGCAAAtcggtcatttgctgcatagcggcagctatttggATATTGGGATCAAccctaggtttagggtttggtACAGACAAGGTTTCCTCAGTGCCCCTTTCAGACGTGGGTTGCCTAACTCCACACCCACGGCCTCGTCTCCTATGAGTGCCCTCAATTGGTTTAAATCAAACTAAAATCGAGGCACAAATATAATGTTAAAGGGGCACATAAGCATAGATATGATCCAATAAGCAAATAATACACACAAGACATATACATACAACACATTACAGGATCAAGTAGTTACACaaaaacagtcagtcaagtataTACAAAAGTCATCCCATGAAACAAAAggaatcctccaaaacaatataCAAAGTTAGGCCAAAACAACTAACTAGCGCTTTTCCTCATGGGATCAAAAGTGGTTCAAAAGAGCTCTAGCCTAGCTTCCTACGGAGACCACAGACTCTTCCCCCTGGCTAGAACTAGGAGTACTCCCTTCGCTAGGTGTACCACCACTAGAAGCCACTACTTGcgcattggcgccaatcacACCTTGGATTTGCGCCTCGCACTCGTTAATAATGCCTCCGGAACGGTCTCTAACCTCTCGGATGATATTAGTAAGGCGGGTGTTCACCACCTGCAACTGCTCCCTCAGAGCATTCATTCACTCCTGCTCCATAACTATGTCTCCTTAGAGCTCTCCAATCCGGTCAGCCTGCATTATTAGAACGCCTCTCAATCTAAGCGCCTCAGTTTGATCCCTGGCGGCGGCACTCCTAAGTCTCCTCCTCTCATCTAGTACCGCCAGGACCACATGGTTAGCATAAGAGTAATACTGGCAACGCCTACAACGGCGGGTCTAGCTGGCAGTATACCAAAGCCGGATCGGACCTCCCGACCTCTCCTGGTAATCGATAACTCGTGGGCGCCTCTAAGGTGGCTTACCTCCGCCCGCTCCACTGGTTCCGGCCATAACCtacaaagataaaaaaaaaaaaagggttcttATCTTAGACAACGTAAGTATAATTGCACCTAACAGTATCTTAACACTTCCCTCATAGGTCCTgaggaacaaaatttcaaacttgcctaggtcatttctaacctggctctgataccacctgtgacagccccaccttcctcgAGAGCGTACCacaggggttagcggactgcctacccaactctcgccaggactactaagacggtCATATATAATCCAAAATGTTCCGAAAAATATTAGCGCGCTCAAGCGATTTAAAAATCTCAAAATGGGAAACGAAAATTGAAATCGTAAATGAATAGTGACTGTCATGTCACTATCCAACCAGAATCCAATCAAATATAGATATCACCATACACCTCGAagaaacatttccaaaccaaataggatacatgaacagggtttaacagtgttatacacattcgtttgtaatttacaaatcaaaaggaagaTATTTAGATCAAAGTACATTTATggtttttccaaccatcgaggagctttacaaaagaatatattcaaactatatgaaaactagctcaactcgtgcttcaaaacaataTAGTCTCCCAAAAGTTAttcatatccctgtaaggaaaacaaagtagtgagggtgagcttacgctcatgAGGTACCAACAAGACACACCAGTAAACACCTTTTATCACATAGTGATCCCAAAGCTCATAAACAAAACAAGtcaataaaaggatacaattggctctcaagagccatttTTCACTTGCCGCACTTGATCTccaacccgttgacactccatcaaccttTAAAGAGAAGAACATCCCGTAGATCCCCACTTTACTCCGTATCCCTTCCACCGATCACCCCCTTAccaggcccgaacacctcacagtaacagagaggttaatactcgagtataccataaggttgaggagttaacactccactcgactgcAGTGAACCCAAGGTCCGTTATCGATTCACCCAAGCCCTTGccagctcgactcgattaaagACCAATGGGGTATGAGCTCAAGTAGCACAATTAAGTTGTCGGGCAAAGCCCCAAGCCATGTCAAATCACACATGTGTACAATTTCACATTTGATAATAACAGTAATACAGATAAGAGATCgggagcgataaagtacactctcgtctcattcaaGCCATTCAAGTACATATACAAGTATAAATAACCATCTAAGCATTAGATTAtataatggtacactcaccaaggtaAGTACGCAAATTCATAAGTTAGCTTCAGGCGTAGGTGTCAGATTACCGGCACGACCTATACACCAAGAATATCACAATTAAGACTCGAACATGAGTCAAATCAAATCCACGcactaccaaaaataaggcccaatagaacgtataagtgcatAGTCAAGCTagggacatgtgcggaaatgaagtttaagttgaAAAGCAAAAGATAGTTTTGACATTACTTAGCAGAATGGTCACAACTAGAGcaacacttatcggattggagtgcaatttacaccgtttcaaagctgagataaagggctacaactttgatgaagaccactcagtcccgTTCGTAgggtagctaggtcaaaatttcaatgtactaAACCAGTATCgcacaaacaggttagctaactGCAGTATGGTTAAACgaccataattcaggctactgAAGTCCAATTGAGGTGTTTCCagggccgttggaaagctaagactagcactacaactttcgtgttttggccaaaatctaattcggtaaggatcagggtgaaaagtcacggttaGATTGGGTGAAATGCCCACCCTGTCCAGCGAACTCTTCCTATGGCAGTCTACAGTATTTATATCTTTTCTCAGGCTACACAACTTAGATCGAGTTGAAATGTTACAGccaactagttaacaccatttgctacaacttttatgttttaacctaagcttgattcggcctctaacatgctcaaataaatccagacagaacaggcctgtttggaaccctaaagctgaaatttctatACAAAAccgaaatttttcgcaaacaatcgtaactaaccTATATAAACTCCATTTCACACCATAACAAaccatcaatccatgactaaacaataatttatatattaaaacagaaaaatcctcaataaataggaaaattagACAATTCAACCATAATTTATGAAATAATCTACAAAATGACATGCTCCACCACTAGAAATccttaattgatcattattatcatgagaagGAAGATATCTAGACAACTCACCTTTGCAACTCCAAGAAGCAAGATAactagagcttgttcttcacaaatggctccactaAAAGTCTTAAATTAGCTTatcaactcacttttgtggaggaatttggaatttaaacggtaggtttgcaagattcaagcaagaaaggaagaaaaattgaaaaagctttctctcttcttttctctctagttgCTTGGCCAAgaagcttagaaatgaagatggtttttggtcaaaattattttagtaaaggtgaagaaAGACTAGTCAAAAGTCCACCATCCAATGAAAATGCAACATGTGGCCTTTTTAAGCTTATCTCAACTCTTTGTCTTGCAATACTTAATtaactagctaacctctaattagctCACAATACCATGTAATATAATCCCTGTATACAACTTCTCCCAATTAACCATAGTTACCacatttatcgcactagcggatCCCACATCCACTGTACACCACCATTAACATAGAAAATAACTTATAtaggaaaaatattttaaaaatcatatgtactcataaaattcccaaaatattcatataagaaagaaaatatgGAATTTAGGTACAAAAGACTAAaataaatgcctagaaaataaaaaattttcgggttttCACAATTAATATTGTGCTAATGCTACAGTAAGAGAGATCGTTTCACTACAAAAGTTGAGCCTGCAAAAGAGTTTCCTGTAGATGATACAGACGCCAATACTATCAAGAAAATATCGCATTCTATGCAACCATCCCCTCTTCAAGATCAATAATTGTGCAGCAGTTTCATCAACTAGTGATTCAACTGCGGCATTTTCAAGATGGTCAAGATGACAAGTATATTCACTGCTACAACTTTGAAGTGGAAGAAGTACAAAAAACTTGGAGCCGGATCGTACGGGACTGTATACTTGGTTGGCGAAGCTAATTCTCTATTCCTGGGAGGTTCGTTTGCAGCAGTTAAGAGTGCTGAGTTTGAGCACTCAAAAGAAACTATAAAGGAGGCCGAGTTCTTGAAAGAAGTAGTAGATAATCCCTATATTGTTCGGTGCTTTGCCGAGGATATTAGCATCGAGAAGGGAAAAGAAGTTTACAACATGTTAATGGAATATGCACCCGGAGGCACCCTTCATGATCTGATCGTTGCTTACAACGTTAAGGGAAGTACCATGCCAAAATCCCATGCAGCCGTTTACTCCTACATGTTGCTTAGTGGTCTTTCCCATGTTCATCGGAGAGGGTTAGTTCACTGTGACTTGAAGCCCTGCCACATCCTcgtttttccaaaaataaatggGACTGATTTGCACCATCTGAAAATCGCTGATTTTGGACTAGCCAAGCACGTTTAGGAGGATCATCGAGTCGAATTTTTGCGTCGCTATCGTGGCACGCGGGTTTATGCATTACCAGAGTCCATAATGTTTAGGATGCACGGGACAGCAACCAATGTATGGTCACTTGGATGCACTATCTTGGAGATGATGACGGGAAGACAAACTTGGACGGACGAGGAGATGTGGGATTTGTATGTTGAGATGGTGCAAGGTCCATCTTCAGTAATTTCCGAACTTGGAAAAGATTTCTTGAGGAGATTCTTCCTAACAGATCCAAATTGTAGATGGACAGCTCCCATGCTTCTTGATCATCCATTTATTACACGAAATATGAAGGGATTACCTCCAGTTGAAGAAACTCAATTTCAGAACAACCCTTTCGTCATCTACGATGGATGGATTGTTATCGAACACCTGTTTTCGACTCCCATTCAAACTCAGTCATATCCTTCCTTCTTGTCTCAACCCTCCCCTCCTAAAGAGAATAGTTCATATCAGCTTTTCCCAATTCATATACACGAGCCGTTGGAGGTCCGTTTTCTATTCCTTGTGGAATAGAATCAATCAACTGTGTCCTGGCATGAGAAATACAAGGTCGTGGGGAAGATTCAGAGGCAAGTAACATGCATGAATTACGAGTATCAGTTCGTCCACGTTAAAGAAGGAGAGTTAACAATGACACTCGAGTGTTGCTGTATAGAGAAGAGCAGAGTGTTCGGCCAAAAACTCTAGATTTGAAGCTGGTAGACTTGAAGGACAACCCACAAAGACTTCGATGCAAAGAAGATCTTCAGCTAACAATATGTACTACAGAACTACGTGGGGCTTGATCCCATAAAACCATTTTTATGGATACGCAGGCAGGAATCAGTAAGGCGCATGCAATCAAAGTACACAACCTGAAAGTAAGTCAATTGAGGTGGCCTTATATTAGTAGTTGCACGGTATGGAGAagtttttgaggaaaaaaaagtaaaaatggaAAGAATAGAAGAGTTGTAACTATTAGGGTGTTATATGGCCACAAAAAATGGAAGGGATGAGGCTTAATCAGTACAAAAAACTTTTCCGAGTTgataatatttttctatatataGTTTTTGTTTGTAATATTTCTAAATAATGTTTAAAGAAAAtcttttttaaattcaaaataatgttgaatTAGAGGGCAAATCATATCTCttaaattcttttttgtttgcaATTTATTCCTTTGACACTAGAATAGAACAAGAAAACCAGGCTGAAGTATCAAGAATTAGAAGTCATTATTGATTCTAATCCTCCGTCCCCTCCCCATTCTTTATAATCTGGCACACACATACAAGTACGACTATTGCCTAATTGGCATAAGTCTCACGTAGGCATTGAAGCAGTTCATATGGACTTGGGACAAACGTTCATGAGCTGACAGCTGATATATCATGTGCCAGATTATAAAGAAACTGGAGACACCAAGAAAACCTCTAGAACTAGAAGATGTTAGGCTGTGATATATATTCTCAATGGATTTCAATTTATCTTGTTACAAGTTGTCAAATTCCCAAGGGATCTAAAAGAACTCCCCTGGAAGCTTAGATTATATACACTCCCAAACATGCCTAAgctatgtatatacatatatatatatatatatatatatatatatatatatatatatatatatatatatatatatgtaaatcaCCGCATGATTGGAAACTCATTTGTTTGGGCTTTTCAAGAGGAATGATCGGTTACAATTTCATTATTTatgttattattaatttttcttattacctgacctgatgtggattaattattagattctactcacttttcataatttacatttatttcagggagtagaacaaaaatatcacaatcaaaGCCAATTTGACAGTTATCGGGAAAGAATTTAAATGGAAGGTCttcaagggtatttttggaaCAAGAAGACACAAGTCTTTTTGATAATTTGCGGAAGACAACAATAAAAAAGAAGCACAAAAGGCTGGAGTCGTTTCTCTCCTGGTGGGCCGCCGCACATGAGAGCCAAGCATTAGAATAGATTAGTAATTCAATAGGTACGGGGAGTAGCAGAAGACTTCTCTTGGGGCTTTggacaatttcgtcctttaGTAGTTTTGAGTCCACGTATGCTACACTTAGGGTAGAAATAAGGGGTCATCATCTTTTTTTGAGGAAGCAGTCTTTTTTTCCATTATTTGGTTTTCCACCATTTCTTCCTCCCTAATTGGGAAAATGTACGTCGCAACTATTTATGCAGTCTTGTATGGGATTCGTTCGTCAAACATGAACTAATTCCCTttgtctagtcaaggaacaacagATGCTTTGGGTcacctaaaattgtgagatcgatttaattttatcttttcctcTTATTTATTGGTAGTTGCATATTTCCTTATTGCagtgcttatggttatttaattaattgattgtcttggatccggataattagttcaTTTGGTAATCTATtatcaattagggcattaaatccgtaattgtttaatcgccttgaattagtgacaactggcatgattaaatttgtgtcaggggaatacgcgggctaatctgaaataaccctagtagtgtgttatttgattagaatagggctcctctaatacgtaaggcaattggaaaattaaatcttacgggtgtacctaggattatttctcaattggagcagtgattaacgggcgtaccttaatcaccgacacaataaggaggagttgactgtcatcgcttgtttggtagttataacctatttattgataaataattggaattgcctttgcttcgatgaacaattaggtgcaccattgctaaagttatttcttggttagagtcttagttatcattcatttgattttagtaacttgttatttaatttttaatagttttttagattttatttgaatttctttgattgtcatcttctgcacaaaaacaccccctttaTTACTgtggatttgaaaagaaacagttactcccagtccctgtggattcgaatCTGTCAAGGAAGCTTCTCCATCTCACCATTTTCATTGCCATGGGCAGATTCTGTGTCATTGGTCTCTGCCCTTTTAAGTTCATCCATTTTCCTCTTTGTGTAGACTGTGAAGAGAACTACAACAAAAGAAATGACATTGTAGATTATCTCCAATGGAGTCAAATGATAGTTCCCGTACTTGACATCTGCAAATGTTCTTATTAGCCGACCACTGCAAGAGGAACATAAAATGCACAAAACCAGACATTAGCACAAGCGTATAACGAGGATTTCAAGAAAGCACATGTTTCATATTTAATTGGTCTACATCAAAAACAGGTTTGCTAACTATAGCTCTAAAACTGGTTTACTCGGTGATGCACTTATCATCAAATAGACAGTAAAAGAGATGCAGAAGTATTTGAATGAAATTAAGAGTTGATTGAGTGATAATCCAACAAAATTGCAAACTTAAGGGATGAAATGTGCATCAACATCAGCATTATCATTATCTCTTCTTAGTCTTGTATGCCTAATGGCATCTGGGCtatcttttggaaaaaaaataaaaaataaaagagcatgTTTTGAAGCTCCAAAGGCATCTGGGCTCATTTGCTCATCCTAAATATTGTCTGACTATTCCACCCATCTGATGTCTTGAACTTCTTTTCATTCTTTTGGTTGTGTATTTTCGGTAGGATGGCAACATCTCATTTTCACATTGCCTATGTGGAGTGATGATGCATAATAAGGTTTCTTTTCCCATCTTTAAGGAGTAATGACATGGCAATAATTACGTgaaatatatatcaaattaataaaatttatcatGCTTAATTATTCTCTTCAAGCTTACCTTATATAATACTTATACAAAATCAATTAAGGTTTGGTATTTGTAAGCTCCCAAACTAATAACTAGTTGTCAATTTGGAAGGTTTCTTGGCTATCATTGTTGTTAATTAACTAAATTTAGTATAATCTAGAGCCAAGGACCAAATAGAACTAAGTAGGAGAACATGTACAAAATTAACTTAGGACCAAATGAACTAATGACCAAAGATGTACTATATGGTGTAGAATTAACTCCTtttatgccttttttttttatacaattcAGAAATGAATTACACAACTTGTGGAGTTTACTTGAATTAAATATGCTTATGGAGTCGTCTTGAATTAAAAATGCTTATGGAGTCGTCTTGAATTCACGGAAGAAAAAGGTCGGGTGTTAGAGAGGATTGACTGAATAAATGCAATAAAGCTAATTGGTGTAGAAATCATCCTTTGAAAAGGCTTCCTACATGTGAATTAGAAAACTtgattaaaattgaaaattacacaaatacaaattttttcaaattaaaaaatacataaatttaattttataaataaatctTAACATGTGGCATGTTCTATGTGGACATTCATATTGGAGGTGATACACCCGTGACGAAAAATCGGTGACATATATCATTACTCCTTTGGATTGAAATACGCCTTGCCcaataaaattttggaaatggttttcGTACTGGAAATGAATTTGGACAGAATAATGTTAGGCTGAAAACGAAACAAAATTTTTAGAATGGCATCGCCCCATTAACCTTTCTGTACGTATTCTTGTAAATTTACACGTAGTCTCTAAGTGGAGATGCGTTTTCAGCATTGTCTTTTTCTCTGcttatttatttgaattttcCAGCCAGAAGCAAACAAGTTCAACCACCTTACCCACCTGTCAAAATATGAGCAATTAAATTTGTGTAATTTCACCATCAAGCTAATAAATCTTACATACCATTCTACTCTATCCGGATAAGGTAGAatattgggataatttcagaaacctcccctgaggtttctaataatttcacttgGCTCTTCTagagtttcaaaaattacacttgCCTCCCTTgtccatttaaaatgacaatactaaccttaatatttttaataaaactcTCTTGTTGCCATGTTTATGCAAATTatggattttataatttttttaccattttccttcttcttcatttctcttatatttcattAGAAGTATAGAAGAACTATCAATA
This window contains:
- the LOC140016838 gene encoding mitogen-activated protein kinase kinase kinase 20-like; protein product: MTSIFTATTLKWKKYKKLGAGSYGTVYLVGEANSLFLGGSFAAVKSAEFEHSKETIKEAEFLKEVVDNPYIVRCFAEDISIEKGKEVYNMLMEYAPGGTLHDLIVAYNVKGSTMPKSHAAVYSYMLLSGLSHVHRRGLVHCDLKPCHILVFPKINGTDLHHLKIADFGLAKHV